From a single Alphaproteobacteria bacterium genomic region:
- a CDS encoding DUF1989 domain-containing protein: MTMPDDLPPGAAVIEDYVVPACAPWSGRIAKGDVLRLVDLEGQQAIDFLCYNADDPEERYHAPNTIKIPGNIYLGMGSILYSVRARPMMTIVADSCGGHDTIFGCCSFALDEVRYGQTNAECCQRNFERELAGHGMGSRDVVANANFFMRVPVGPDGSAAIVDGSSKPGDFVDLRADMDVLAVLSNCPEALNPATGGGPTPIRVIVYGTTGSA, encoded by the coding sequence ATGACGATGCCTGACGATCTGCCGCCCGGCGCCGCCGTGATCGAGGATTACGTCGTGCCGGCCTGTGCGCCGTGGAGCGGACGAATCGCCAAGGGCGATGTCTTGCGGCTGGTCGATCTCGAAGGCCAGCAGGCGATCGACTTTCTCTGCTACAATGCCGACGACCCGGAGGAACGCTATCACGCGCCGAACACGATCAAGATCCCCGGCAATATCTATCTCGGCATGGGATCGATACTGTATTCGGTGCGGGCGCGTCCGATGATGACGATCGTGGCCGATAGCTGCGGCGGCCATGACACCATATTCGGCTGCTGCTCGTTCGCGCTTGACGAGGTCCGCTATGGCCAGACCAACGCCGAATGCTGCCAGCGCAATTTCGAACGGGAGCTCGCCGGACATGGCATGGGATCGCGCGATGTCGTTGCCAACGCGAATTTCTTCATGCGGGTTCCGGTTGGTCCGGACGGCTCAGCCGCCATCGTCGACGGTTCATCCAAGCCCGGGGATTTTGTCGACCTGCGCGCGGATATGGACGTCCTGGCAGTGCTGTCGAACTGTCCCGAGGCGCTCAATCCGGCGACCGGCGGAGGGCCGACGCCGATCCGGGTCATCGTCTATGGAACAACAGGGAGCGCCTGA
- a CDS encoding amidohydrolase family protein yields the protein MTDSIIVRGRWVVAGADEPVIHDGAVFVEDGTVREVGPWNRLRGAHPDASVLGSDNVAVIPGLINAHHHSAGVTGPQHGIPDLLLESWILARAGRRPTDIYLETLISAARLLGSGVTSVVDVHSGGGDTETYSDEIGQALAAYDEAGIRVAFAAGISTQSFIVSGAGEDSRFLDALPADLRADAEALLPEPGRIDERDYLAVMDLLCKGYANHPTIDIWYGPPGPQWVSDAFLLDIAAAAARHGTGIQTHVEESFYEKLHGPRDYGKPTVFHLRDLGVLGPRFSIAHGVWLTEPEIAVMAETGAALSHNPSSNLRLRAGIAPLSAMLEAGMTVALGMDGTALNDDEDMFAEMRLALRLARAPHYGVDAPSPAGLFGLATLGGARLLGKENSLGRLAPGYAADLVLIDLSQVAWPWVAPEADPLELLVMRAKAGDVTTVLVGGEIVYRDGMPTGFDLAAAASEIADRLETEPFPAEAAARAERLRPHVEAYYQGWDLPDLDPYTRYNARR from the coding sequence ATGACTGACTCGATCATCGTGCGCGGCCGTTGGGTGGTCGCCGGTGCCGACGAACCGGTGATCCATGACGGTGCGGTTTTTGTCGAGGACGGGACCGTGCGGGAGGTGGGGCCATGGAACCGGCTCCGTGGCGCCCATCCCGATGCCAGTGTGCTGGGTTCGGACAACGTCGCCGTGATACCCGGCTTGATCAATGCGCACCACCACAGCGCCGGTGTCACCGGTCCGCAGCACGGCATCCCCGATCTTTTGCTCGAATCCTGGATCCTGGCCCGCGCCGGGAGGCGTCCCACCGATATCTACTTGGAGACGCTGATCAGCGCGGCCCGCCTCCTCGGATCCGGCGTCACCAGCGTCGTCGACGTCCACAGCGGGGGCGGCGATACCGAAACCTACTCGGATGAGATCGGCCAGGCGCTTGCCGCTTATGACGAGGCCGGCATCCGGGTCGCCTTCGCCGCCGGCATCTCGACACAAAGTTTCATCGTTTCGGGCGCCGGCGAGGACAGCCGGTTTCTCGATGCGCTGCCGGCCGATCTGCGCGCCGACGCGGAGGCGCTGCTGCCGGAGCCGGGGCGAATCGACGAGCGCGACTATCTCGCGGTGATGGATTTGCTGTGCAAAGGCTATGCCAACCACCCCACCATCGACATTTGGTACGGTCCGCCCGGGCCACAATGGGTCTCGGACGCGTTCCTTCTGGACATCGCCGCCGCAGCTGCGCGGCACGGTACGGGAATCCAGACCCATGTCGAAGAATCGTTCTATGAAAAACTTCACGGGCCCCGCGACTACGGCAAGCCGACCGTTTTCCACCTGCGGGATCTTGGCGTCCTCGGTCCGCGATTCTCGATTGCCCATGGCGTGTGGCTGACCGAACCGGAAATCGCGGTGATGGCGGAAACCGGCGCCGCGCTCAGCCACAATCCGAGCTCCAATCTTCGCCTGCGCGCGGGAATCGCTCCGTTGAGCGCAATGCTCGAGGCGGGGATGACCGTCGCCCTCGGCATGGATGGCACGGCCCTGAATGATGATGAGGACATGTTCGCCGAAATGCGGCTGGCGCTTCGCCTCGCCCGCGCCCCGCATTACGGCGTCGATGCGCCGTCACCGGCCGGCCTGTTCGGATTGGCGACCCTCGGCGGCGCCCGTTTGCTCGGCAAGGAGAATAGTTTGGGCCGCCTTGCGCCGGGCTATGCCGCCGATCTGGTGCTGATCGATCTCAGCCAGGTTGCATGGCCGTGGGTCGCGCCCGAGGCCGACCCGCTCGAACTCCTGGTCATGCGGGCCAAGGCCGGCGACGTGACGACCGTGCTGGTCGGCGGAGAGATCGTCTATCGCGACGGGATGCCGACCGGCTTCGACCTCGCCGCCGCGGCAAGCGAAATCGCCGACCGCCTCGAAACCGAACCGTTTCCCGCCGAGGCGGCGGCCCGCGCCGAGAGATTGCGGCCTCATGTCGAGGCTTATTACCAAGGTTGGGACCTGCCCGATCTCGATCCCTATACTCGATACAATGCCCGCCGCTAA
- a CDS encoding cold-shock protein, with product MTKGTVKWFNPVKGYGFISPEDGSKDAFVHISAVERAGLSSLEEGQIVQFELQPGRDGKSSAENLTLVD from the coding sequence ATGACCAAAGGAACCGTGAAGTGGTTCAACCCCGTCAAGGGCTATGGCTTTATCAGCCCGGAAGACGGATCGAAAGACGCCTTCGTACATATTTCGGCTGTCGAGCGCGCCGGCCTATCGAGCCTTGAAGAAGGCCAGATCGTGCAGTTCGAATTGCAACCGGGACGCGACGGCAAATCTTCGGCGGAGAATCTGACGCTCGTCGACTGA
- a CDS encoding LacI family DNA-binding transcriptional regulator yields MGIRDVARAAGVSIATVSRAFNQPDTVNETTRSRVVEAARRLSYIPDGAARALSSQRNFRIGALIPTIDDSIFARFITALQRRLGDDGYRLLVGISESDPRLEMTEIRSLIEGGVDALVLCGEKRSEEIYDLIRARDLAYVVTHIYRPESPHATIGYDNREGALNATRYLLELGHRAIGIIDNPIRLNDRAEWRLEGVSVALAERGLDLPPSRHIERPFSIEDGRLGLRTLLEQNSGLTGIICGNDVLATGVLFEARARGVSVPEDLSIIGFDDLELAAQVSPALTTIHVPSGEMGTRTAETLLLKLAEKPHPHATKIGTNLVIRGTTGPIPHRAPGGVGVVAPDRRENVGRN; encoded by the coding sequence ATGGGCATTCGCGACGTCGCTCGTGCGGCCGGCGTATCGATCGCCACCGTATCGCGCGCCTTCAATCAACCGGACACCGTAAATGAAACCACCCGCAGCCGCGTCGTCGAGGCGGCGCGACGTCTCAGCTACATTCCCGATGGCGCGGCGCGGGCGCTGTCCTCGCAGCGCAACTTCCGCATCGGCGCGCTTATTCCGACCATCGACGATTCCATTTTCGCCCGCTTCATAACCGCGTTGCAGCGCCGTCTCGGCGACGACGGATATCGCCTCTTGGTCGGAATCAGTGAATCCGACCCACGCCTTGAGATGACCGAGATCCGCAGCCTCATCGAAGGCGGCGTCGACGCCTTGGTGCTGTGCGGGGAAAAGCGCTCGGAGGAGATTTACGACCTGATCCGGGCCCGTGATCTGGCCTACGTCGTCACCCACATCTACCGACCCGAAAGCCCGCATGCGACGATCGGCTACGACAACCGGGAAGGCGCCCTGAACGCGACGCGCTACCTGCTCGAACTGGGTCATCGCGCCATCGGTATTATCGACAATCCGATCCGCCTGAACGACCGCGCCGAGTGGCGTCTCGAGGGCGTCAGCGTCGCGCTGGCGGAGCGCGGTCTCGACTTGCCGCCGTCACGGCATATCGAGCGCCCCTTCAGCATCGAGGATGGGCGGCTCGGGTTGCGCACGTTGCTGGAACAGAATTCGGGACTCACCGGAATCATCTGCGGCAACGACGTCCTCGCCACGGGCGTGCTGTTCGAGGCGCGCGCACGGGGCGTCTCGGTACCGGAGGATCTGTCGATCATCGGCTTCGACGACCTTGAACTGGCGGCCCAAGTCTCGCCCGCACTGACCACGATCCACGTGCCAAGCGGCGAAATGGGAACGCGGACCGCCGAAACGCTGCTTTTGAAACTTGCCGAAAAGCCGCATCCGCATGCGACCAAGATCGGGACCAACCTCGTCATTCGGGGCACCACGGGACCGATTCCGCACCGTGCCCCGGGCGGGGTCGGAGTCGTCGCGCCGGACCGGCGGGAAAACGTTGGGAGGAATTGA
- a CDS encoding DMT family transporter translates to MNAALFGSVCALGLGSADFMGRFSSRAIGPHNALLGMLLSSAILASLWVWLSGTHLVWDGDKIWWSVLNGIATTVMTLLLYWGLARGPVSVVAPIVAAHPVLVTLFYAAAWGVRPTAIEWTAMAVTLIGAAVVARSAEPEADSEHHDRKFFHVTILIAALSSLAYAVLVIAGQSAAPVFGEIQTLWMGRLFSVTTLMLIFAMQRRAPHMPMRWWPFLAAQGLLDAGGYVALFAGSHGDDAGVAAVTASTFGVVTVLLAWSILRERINALQWLGIVLVFAGIVVLSSHDRLWL, encoded by the coding sequence ATGAACGCGGCGCTATTCGGCAGCGTGTGCGCGCTCGGCCTCGGGTCGGCCGATTTCATGGGCCGGTTCTCGAGTCGCGCCATCGGGCCCCATAACGCGCTCCTCGGCATGCTGCTCAGCAGCGCCATCCTGGCCTCGCTGTGGGTCTGGCTTTCCGGCACGCATCTCGTTTGGGACGGCGACAAGATCTGGTGGTCGGTGCTCAACGGGATCGCGACAACCGTCATGACCCTGCTTCTTTACTGGGGCCTCGCCCGCGGCCCGGTCAGCGTGGTGGCGCCGATCGTCGCCGCCCACCCGGTCCTCGTCACGCTGTTCTATGCCGCGGCCTGGGGCGTTCGGCCGACGGCAATCGAGTGGACGGCGATGGCCGTGACCCTGATCGGTGCGGCCGTGGTCGCGCGGAGCGCTGAGCCCGAGGCGGATAGCGAACACCATGACCGAAAGTTCTTTCACGTCACGATTCTGATCGCCGCGCTGTCGAGCCTCGCCTATGCCGTCCTCGTCATCGCCGGCCAATCGGCGGCACCTGTTTTCGGCGAGATTCAGACGCTGTGGATGGGCAGGCTGTTCAGCGTCACCACCCTGATGCTGATCTTCGCGATGCAGCGGCGGGCGCCCCACATGCCGATGCGGTGGTGGCCGTTCCTCGCCGCCCAAGGCTTGCTCGATGCCGGCGGCTATGTCGCCCTGTTCGCCGGCAGCCATGGCGACGACGCCGGCGTCGCCGCCGTCACCGCATCGACGTTCGGCGTCGTCACCGTGCTGCTCGCGTGGTCGATCCTGCGCGAGCGGATCAACGCACTGCAATGGTTGGGGATCGTGCTCGTCTTCGCCGGTATCGTCGTCCTGTCGAGCCACGATCGGCTTTGGCTCTAA
- a CDS encoding FAD-dependent oxidoreductase — MAELPSTARVVIIGGGAVGCSGLYHLAKMGWTDCVLLEKNELTSGSTWHAAGNCPNFSGSWSVMKLQAYSTALYRELGDAVDYPINYHVNGAVRLAHTVERMREFEHVVSMARYQGIEFEMLELSDIKERYPFIETHDLVGGSWDPLDGDIDPAQLTQALARGARDLGAKIIRFCPVTGVRRENGEWVVETENGEIRCEYVVNAAGYHAQEVGRWFGREIPQVTLAHQYLITEEIPELAERNHKVPLLRDPDTSYYLRQEKNGLLLGPYERGCKAHWMTADDPMPDDFSFQLYPDDLERLEWYIEDACARVPLLGSVGLTRVVNGPIPYAPDGNPLIGPMPGVPNAFEACVFTFGIVQGGGAGKVLAEWVVEGETEWDMWSVDPRRFTSFADQDYADNKGIEIYSHEYAIQFPHYEWPAARDKRLSALHERIKGLGAQFTASAGWERAAWFAGPGDDMSLEACETYDRKGPWYEAVRAECLAVRDACGVCNLPGFSRFEVSGTGAADWLRGLITGAMPKVGRIGLVYFADDSGRILSEMTVLRLEQDRFQLLAAAGAEWHDRDWLNTHLPEGAPIVIDNLTDDIDTLVVAGPKSRDVLSQICDLDLSSGAFPWLTHQPIEIAGKTGRAVRVSYVGELGWELHMTHADMPEVFEAVWAAGEPHGLRPFGMYAMDSLRLEKCYRSWKQDLSTDYTILGGGLDRFVKLDKPDFVGKTAIAAEREMGAKERFAPLIVETDGLDAPYLATVWKGDERVGLVTSGGYGHRVEKAIALSVIRTDLASVGAEVEVEIFGRRCPAVVAQEPLYDPDNARLKA; from the coding sequence ATGGCCGAACTGCCAAGCACGGCACGGGTTGTCATTATCGGCGGCGGGGCCGTCGGTTGCTCAGGCCTGTATCATCTGGCGAAGATGGGATGGACCGACTGCGTTCTGTTGGAAAAGAACGAGCTCACCTCCGGATCGACGTGGCACGCCGCCGGTAACTGCCCCAACTTTTCGGGGTCGTGGTCGGTCATGAAGCTGCAGGCCTATTCGACCGCCCTCTATCGCGAGCTCGGCGATGCCGTCGACTATCCGATCAACTACCACGTCAACGGGGCGGTGCGGCTGGCTCACACGGTCGAGCGCATGCGCGAATTCGAACACGTCGTTTCGATGGCACGGTACCAGGGGATCGAGTTCGAGATGCTCGAGCTCAGCGATATCAAGGAGCGCTATCCGTTCATCGAGACCCATGACCTGGTCGGTGGATCGTGGGATCCGCTCGACGGCGATATCGACCCGGCCCAGCTCACTCAGGCGCTGGCGCGCGGCGCCCGTGACCTGGGGGCGAAGATCATCCGGTTCTGTCCGGTTACCGGAGTGCGCCGAGAAAACGGTGAATGGGTGGTCGAAACCGAGAACGGCGAAATCCGCTGCGAGTACGTGGTCAACGCGGCTGGATATCACGCGCAGGAAGTCGGCCGTTGGTTCGGTCGCGAAATTCCCCAGGTCACGCTGGCCCATCAATACCTCATCACCGAGGAGATCCCCGAGCTTGCCGAGCGCAACCACAAGGTGCCGCTGCTGCGCGATCCGGATACCTCCTACTACCTGCGCCAGGAAAAGAACGGGTTGCTGCTCGGACCCTATGAGCGCGGCTGCAAGGCGCATTGGATGACCGCGGACGACCCGATGCCCGACGATTTCTCCTTCCAGCTCTATCCCGACGACCTCGAGCGGCTGGAATGGTACATCGAGGATGCCTGCGCGCGGGTGCCGCTCCTCGGTTCGGTCGGTCTGACCCGCGTCGTCAACGGCCCGATCCCCTATGCGCCCGACGGCAACCCGCTCATCGGCCCCATGCCCGGCGTGCCGAACGCCTTCGAGGCCTGCGTCTTCACCTTCGGCATCGTCCAGGGCGGGGGCGCCGGCAAGGTGCTCGCGGAATGGGTCGTCGAGGGCGAGACCGAGTGGGACATGTGGTCGGTCGACCCGCGGCGGTTCACCTCGTTCGCCGACCAGGACTATGCCGACAACAAGGGGATCGAGATCTATTCGCACGAATACGCCATTCAGTTTCCCCATTACGAGTGGCCGGCCGCACGAGACAAGCGGCTGTCCGCGCTTCATGAGCGCATCAAGGGATTGGGCGCGCAATTCACCGCCTCCGCCGGATGGGAGCGCGCCGCCTGGTTTGCCGGTCCCGGCGACGATATGTCGCTAGAAGCCTGCGAGACCTATGACCGAAAGGGGCCCTGGTACGAGGCGGTTCGCGCCGAATGCCTGGCCGTTCGCGACGCCTGTGGGGTGTGCAATTTGCCCGGCTTCTCGCGCTTCGAGGTTTCCGGGACCGGCGCCGCCGACTGGCTGCGCGGATTGATCACCGGCGCGATGCCGAAAGTCGGCCGCATCGGCCTGGTCTATTTCGCCGATGATAGCGGCCGCATCCTCAGCGAAATGACAGTGCTGCGGCTGGAACAGGATCGCTTTCAGTTGCTGGCCGCGGCCGGTGCCGAATGGCATGACCGCGATTGGCTTAATACGCATCTTCCCGAAGGCGCGCCGATCGTCATCGATAATCTGACCGACGATATCGATACCTTGGTCGTTGCCGGGCCGAAATCCCGCGATGTCTTGAGCCAAATTTGCGATCTCGATCTTTCGTCGGGTGCGTTTCCGTGGCTCACCCATCAGCCGATCGAGATCGCCGGCAAGACCGGCCGCGCGGTCCGCGTTTCCTATGTCGGCGAACTGGGCTGGGAACTGCATATGACCCACGCGGACATGCCGGAGGTCTTCGAGGCGGTGTGGGCCGCCGGTGAGCCCCACGGCCTGCGCCCCTTCGGCATGTATGCGATGGATTCGCTGCGGCTCGAGAAGTGCTATCGGTCGTGGAAGCAGGACCTGTCGACCGACTACACGATCTTGGGCGGCGGACTCGATCGCTTCGTCAAGCTCGACAAGCCGGATTTCGTCGGTAAGACGGCGATCGCCGCCGAGCGGGAAATGGGCGCCAAGGAAAGATTCGCGCCGCTGATCGTCGAGACCGACGGCCTCGATGCGCCCTACCTCGCGACGGTGTGGAAGGGCGACGAGCGCGTCGGGTTGGTGACCTCGGGCGGTTATGGCCATCGCGTCGAAAAGGCGATCGCGCTCAGCGTGATCAGGACCGACCTCGCGTCGGTCGGCGCCGAAGTCGAGGTCGAGATCTTCGGCCGCCGCTGTCCGGCGGTGGTCGCGCAAGAGCCGCTCTACGACCCCGACAACGCGAGATTGAAGGCATGA
- a CDS encoding class I SAM-dependent methyltransferase: MAKKSSGNDPGKTSEEFLKRAYGLDGLSDALEFYGACADDYDEQMEQGLGYLAPRMIAQCFAAHLADRTAAVLDIGCGTGLTSHYLAEHGFSVFDGIDITPEMIARARQRGIYRNLLHADITNPLDVPDATYGGAISSGTFTVGHVGSEPLDEIARVLRPGGILACSIHRDIWEPKGFAAKFAALNRQGILKQRDMIRGAFFEGHEESAMYCVFERT, from the coding sequence ATGGCCAAGAAATCGTCGGGAAACGATCCCGGGAAGACATCCGAAGAATTCCTCAAGCGGGCTTACGGGCTGGATGGCCTGTCGGATGCCTTGGAGTTCTACGGCGCCTGCGCGGACGACTATGATGAACAGATGGAGCAGGGGCTGGGCTATCTGGCGCCGCGAATGATCGCCCAATGTTTCGCCGCCCATCTCGCCGACCGCACGGCGGCCGTGTTGGACATCGGCTGCGGCACCGGATTGACCAGCCACTACCTTGCCGAGCACGGGTTCTCGGTGTTCGACGGCATCGACATAACGCCGGAAATGATCGCGCGTGCGCGGCAACGCGGCATCTACCGCAATCTGCTGCACGCCGATATCACCAATCCCTTGGACGTGCCCGACGCGACCTACGGCGGCGCGATATCGTCGGGCACGTTTACCGTCGGCCATGTCGGTTCGGAACCGTTGGATGAAATCGCGCGCGTTCTGAGGCCGGGTGGGATTCTGGCCTGTTCGATCCACCGCGATATTTGGGAGCCGAAGGGGTTCGCCGCGAAGTTTGCCGCGTTGAATCGCCAAGGTATCCTCAAACAGCGCGACATGATTCGCGGCGCATTCTTCGAGGGTCATGAAGAGAGCGCGATGTACTGCGTCTTTGAAAGGACCTAA